A region of the Arachis hypogaea cultivar Tifrunner chromosome 15, arahy.Tifrunner.gnm2.J5K5, whole genome shotgun sequence genome:
TTAGATGCGCCATTTGCCTTGTCTCGTCGACCAGATCTTTTTCGATTGCTTCATTTCCTCCCCCGAGGAGTAACCTTGGACTCGGTTCCCCGACGTCGACTGGATGACTGCGTCGACCCCGTATGTGAGTCAGAAGGAGGTTTTGCCGGTGGATGATTGAGGGGTGGTCCTGTAAGACCATAGGACTAAAGCTAGCTCGTCTACCCATGAGCCCTTTTCCCCTCAAGTCGCTTCTTTAGCCCTTTCAGGATAACCTTGTTGGCTGGCTCCACCTGGCCGTTGGTTTGGGGATGTTCGACTGAGGAGAAACTTTGTTTGATTCCCAGTCCTGCTAGGAatcctttaaatttcttgtcagtGAATTGTGTCCCGTTGTCTAACATGACGGTTTCTGGGATTCCAAACCTGGTGaccacctgcctccacatgaattttTGGCAATTCGCTGAAGATATGCTAGCCAGTGAttctgcttctacccatttagtgTAGTAGTCTATGGCTAATATCAAGTATTTCACTTGCCCAGGCCCAGGTGGTAACAGTcctaagaggtcgactccccattggaCGAAAGGTCGGGGGGCCATCATCAGGTTAAGTTCTTCGGGTGGTgctttgtggaagttggcatttTCCTGACATTTTTTGCATTTCCTGACAAACTCCTGGGCGTTCATCATCATCGTGGGCCAGTAATATCCTGCTCGGATGATTTTTTTTGCTAGCGACCTCCCTCCAATATGGTGGCCACAGCACCCCTCGTGGACTTCGCTTAGgacgtagtccgtctggtcggggcgTAGGCATTTGAGCAAGGGTTGGTGGAGTCCTCGCTTGTATAATTGCCCTTGTATGATCACGTATTTGGGAGCTTCCATCTTGATAGCCTGTGCCTCATTCTCGTCTAGGGGCATTTCTCCGTGCTCTATGTATCGGAAGATAGGGTCTACCCATGAGGGGGAGCTTAGAGTTTGGCTTGCGCATAAGATGATTTCTGGTTTGGTTGCCAGTCCCTGGATTAAGGATCTGTTCCCTATCCCGGGTTTGGTGCTTGCTAGCTTGGAGAGGAGGTCGGCTCGGGCGTTCCTTTCTCTAGGGACATGCTGGATTATGACTTCCTCAAAGCCTTTGCATAGCTCCTTTACTTTCTCCAGGTATTTTTGCATTAGTGCGTCCCTGGCCTAGTAGCTGCCGTTTATTTGAGAGGTGACGATCTGGGAGTCACTGCTAACTTCCACCCTCGACGCTCCGACCTCTTTGGCTAGCATTAACCCTCCTATCAAGGCCTTGTACTCTGCCTGGTTATTGGAGACTGGGAAGTCAAACTTGATCGATTGTTCATAAGCTACTCCTGTCGAGTTTTCGAGAATGATTTCAGCACCTCCGAACGTTTGGTTGGATGCTCCGTCgacgtggagcttccaccgtgtgtttGGCACGTCGGGGGGCCTCCCCTGTGACTTCTACCAGAAAATCTGCGATGGCTTGGGCTTTAATTGCCTGCCTAGGATCGTATTGTAAGTCATATTGGGACAGCTCTATCGCCCATGCCATCATTCTTCCCGCGAGGTCGGGTTTTTGGAGGACTTGTCAGATGGCTTGGTCAGTTCTCAGGATGATCACGTGCCATTGGAAGTACTGCTTTAGTCTTCTGAATGAGGTCAGTAGGGCATAGGCCAGCTTTTCCAACTTGGTGTACTTCAACTCCTCCCCTTGGAgtactttgctgatgaagtatactggGCGTTGAGTTTTGTCTTCTTCTCGGACAAGGACTGTCGCCATTGCTTGTGTGGTTACAGCTAGGTACAATTACAGGGGCTCCCCTTCTTTAGGCTTACTGAGTATGGGAGGTTTTGAGAGTATCTTTTTGAAGTGGCTGAACGCTTCTTCACATGCTGGGGTCCACTCAAAGGTGATCCCCTTCTTCATTAGGTTGAAGAATGGGATGACCTTTTCTGCCGAGGCGCCGAGGAACCAGAATAGAGCCATAAGTTTTCTGGTGAGTCATTGCACGTCCTTAACGCACCCAGGGCTTGCCATTTTGAGGACGGCTTCACATTTGTCTGGGTTGGCCTCTACCCCTCTTTGTGTTATCATGAACCCTAAGAATTTTCCTGCTTCCATGGCAAATGCGCATTTGAGTGGGTTGAgcctcattttgaattttcttagaGCTTTGAAGATGGCTTGGAGGTCATTTATTAGTTTGTTCGGCTCCGCCGTTTTCACCAGGATGTTGTCGACGTACACCTCTACTGTGTTGCCGATGAGGTCGTGGAAGACCTTGCTCATTAGTCTGTGATAGGTGGCTCCTGCGTCTTTTAGCCCAAAGGGCATTACTTTGTAGCAATAAGTGCCTCCTGGTGTTATGAATGCTATTTTATCTTCGTCAGGTCGGTGCATCGGGATCTGGTTATAGccagagtaggcatccatgaagctaaGAAAATGATACCCTGCCGCCGAGTCGACCAAGGTGTCGATGTTGGGGAGGGGGAAAGAGTCTTTCGGACACGCTTTGTTCAGATCGGAgtaatcaatgcacattctccaccttcCGCTGGCTTTCTTGACTAGAACGACGTTGGACAACCACGTTGAATACTCGAGTTCTTTGATGAATCCTGTTTCTAGTAGCCCGGCTGTTTGCTTGGCGACTTCGTCGGCCCTTTCTTGGGACATCTTCCTTCGCCGCTGGGCTACTGGTCGGACGTCGGGTTTTACGGCTAGCCGGTGGGACATGACCTCGGGATCCAACCCCGGCATGTTTGATGGTGTCCACGTGAAGATGTCGCCGTTTGCCCTTACAATGTCCATGAGGGGTCCATTGAGTTCATAGGGCAGATTCCTGTTTACAAAGGTAAACTGGTCTACCGACTTCCCTATCTGAAACTTTTCCATGTCTCCCTCTGGTTCTGGTCTCGACTTGTCCTCCATCCTGACGTCCAGATCTGCCAAGAACACACCAGCTGCCTTTTTAGACTCTCTCCTTAAGGAGAGACTGGCGTTGTCGCAAGCGATCGCCGCTTCTAGGTCTCCCCTTATGGAGCCAACTGTTCCCTTGTCCGTTATGAACTTCATTGTCAGGAATTTAGTGCATATTACGGCTGAGAGTTCGTTGATGATCTTTCTTCCCAGGATGATGTTATATGCTGTGGAGTCTCTGAGGACTACGAATTCTGCCATGACCGACTTCTTGGCATCACCGGTTCCGAGGCATATTGGGAGGGAGATCGTCCCGTCGGGTTTTATGTAGTTATCACCGAGTCCCATGACCCCGTGCTGGTAATTTTTGAGGTCAGATTCTTTGAGCCCTATGGCGTCGAATACGTTTCTGAATAGGATGTTGGAGTCGGCTCCAGCATCGACGAGGATTCGTCTGACTAACCCTGTGCTGACCATTGCTGTAACCACCATGGGAGGGGGGGGTTCTCGGGGAGGTCGTGAAACCATTTATCCTCCGGTCCAAAGGATATCGTGGGTGGCCCCCTATTGGTGGTGGGGCCTTCCATTGAAATGGATAGGATCCGGTTTCCCGTTTTTGTCGCCGACTTGGATTTTGGAGGGCTATCGCGCCCTACCACGACGTTGACCACGAAGGTTGGGGGGTTGTTGGCGTCCTCTATGGTCTCCTGTCTAGGCTTGACAGCTCGGCTGTGATATTCTTCAGAGCGTTCGCGCTCCTGTCTCCTCGACTCTCTAATGAGCCGGGAGAATTCGCTCAGCTTTCCATCTTTTATGGCCTGCTCTAAAGCATCCTTCAGATCGAAACACTCTTGGGTTTTGTGGCTGAACTCCTTGTGGTAATCACAGTAGAGGCTTTTGTTGCCCCCTGTTCTCTCTTTCAATGGTCTGGGTTAGGATAGGATTCCTTTGCCTGCGATTTGTTGGTAAATCTCCACTATGGGTGCCGTGAGTGGCGTGTAGTTTATGAACCTTGCTACCCGTGAGGGTTGCTTGGATTGCTTGCCAAGGGTGCCGTCCCGGGGGGCTTCCTTGTATCTGTCGACCTGGGTGGCCTGCCGAGCTGGGGGTTTAGGAGCTGCCGTTTATTTGCTGATACAACCTGACCAACTTCCACATCATTAATGTATTCCTTGGCCACACTTTGAATTTCTTGCATGGACCAGACAGGCATGGTAGTGAGGTGCTTCCTAAAGTCCTCGTTTTGCAGGCCGTTCGTTAGGTAGAGACTAGCGACTGAGTCCGTAAGGTCGTCAATCTCTAGACACTCATCATTGAATCTGTCTAGGAACTTTCTGGTCAGCTCCCCGGGCTTTTGGGTAACCCCCAACAAGTTGATTGGGTGTTTTGCCTTGGCTATGCGTGTCGTGAACCGAGCCAGGAAGCTTTGGGAGATGTCCGCGAAAGATGTGATGGATCTTTGTGGGAGGACGTTGAACCATCGAATCGCTGGGCCGGCTAGCGTCACAGGGAACGCTCGGCATCTGACCGCGTCGCCTACCCTCTCCAAGTTCATGCTTGCTTCAAAATCTGTGATATTCTCCTGGGGGTCCTTAGTCCCGTCGTATCTCATGTTCGTCAGCTTGTCGAAGTTTTTCGGGAGCCGGACCTTGAGGATCGAGGGGTGAAAAGGAGTGGCTCCCATGATAATAGGTCCTGTTGTTTCTTGGCTTTCCCCCTCTGGGACTCCCAGTGGCTCTCGGACCTGCTTCGAGTAGGTCGGAAGGTCGCCTGTGTATGCGCCTCCTTGTTAGGCTCCTTTCTCGGCTGTCGTGTCCTCGGGAGGGGGAGCGAGTGCGGGTGTGGGATTGGCTGGCGTCGCTGTGGGAGTGGCTGACGTCTTCGTGGGGTCGGCCTCTCGCTGCCAGCTCCCGCTCAAGGTTTTGTACTCTATGTCTAAGTTCCTGCATGATCTTGGCACTGTCGGCCCACGTTCCTCCGAAGGAACGTCTCTCGGGGGTCTTGGTGTAGatttgttggtttggctgaacGGAGGATCGTGGTTGTTTTCCAGCACGGGCTGTCGAACTTTCCCTGCTCAGGCGGGCCCCACCTCCTTCACGGAGTTCCTCCGAAGTGGGGGGTCGCTCCATGTCTGCTTCGGGATCCCACAGATGGCGCCAATGTTGGTTACCCGAGGATGTCGAGTACCCGATGGATCGGATGCGGGTCCAAGTGGGAGGCTGGCGAAGCCGCCGGTTGAACGGACGAGAGAGgatggccacctgcaaggacactccgacgctcaagtcagtgtcCGTACGAAAGGATAGCCAAATTAGGTAAAGTGATGTGTACCTCAGGGGAAATGCTGacctctccccttatatactgtgcTGGACGGACCCAAAGATGACCTAGCCCACTGGCTAGGGTGCTTGTGAGCTGTCTCTGCCCACGTGGGAGGAGCAGGTCGTTCCGGGTTTCGGTTCGGGGCTTCGGGTGCTGCTTCGAGGGAGCCGACCCGACTGGTTCGCTGGGTGAGGCGCTGGGTCGCAAGCGAAGTCGGATGTCGACCGGGTCGGGTACGGCGGGCTGACCCATTGTGTTTCCCTTGTGAGGGGGTAGTTTGGGCCTGGGTTGGATGGTGCCCCGACCCGGCGGCTAGCTGGGCTGGACTTATGACAGTCCGTAAcaacttcaattttatttttttaataaatttattaacttCTAATTGAGGATTAACTGGAGTAAAATTTCAAGTAACAAACAGTAGAAGTATGTACAGAGCAAAGGAATATAGCATAACGAACAAAATCTAATGACGAGTGAGGACTTATTAAACGAGAAACCTAAAAGGTGAGCAAGGGCCAACAGTAGCATGTGACGTATGACGAGAGTAGCAGTTTAAGTGGGCTCAAGATCCTCTAAAGTATAAAAGTTGGTAAAATGATAAAGTAAAAAGCtaatcattcttaaattaaaatagtgGGGCACACATTCatgaaaattacaaaattaacgTTGATTAACCCTTCACTTTACCATCCCTACAAAAAAAGGTCTTTGGCAggtaaaaagggtgaccataggtcTGTGGTCACAGTTTTTTCACCGTGACCTATTCTGGCATGGTTATAGATCTATGATCACAATCTTTCATCTATCGTCACAGATTTTATGGTCACGGTTGGAGTGTTTAAATTTTGACACTTTAGTCCACATTTTTTTACCGTGATCATAGCTTACTCTATGGTCATGCGTAAAAACTGTAACCATAACTTGATCTATGGTTACTCTTTTGTAAAACTGTGACCCTAGCCTAATCTATGGTcagctatggtcacagttttaacaTAACTATAACTTATCTATGGTCACTCTATTTTAAAACCCTaactatagacccttttaggttacCCACCAAAACCATGAtgatagacccttttaggtcatccTTTcgtaaaatcgtgaccataaatCCTTAGGCTATCCCCAAAACTGTGACGATAGATACTACCAATATCGTGACTATAGGCCCTTTTATGtcaccccaaaaccgtgaccatagatacctttaggtcactttttaaaaccgtgaccatagaccctttcaCCTCccaaactgtgaccatagacctttttagaTCACCCCAAAATCATGATTATAGATCTTTTTAGGtcactcttttttaaaaaattgtgacCATAAACCTTTAGATCACCCGTAAAATCATGACTATAAACCCTTTTAGGCTATCCTTTCAAAAAATTATGCTCATAGGTACTTTAtggttacttttttttaaaaaatcgttACTATAGATTTTTTTGGAGTCATGTTAAAGGATCCGAATCCTCTAAAGTTGTATTgtcactttaaaaaaaaaatatatcattaatTACGATTGAATTAAAATGGTGGAGTTTACAGATAATAAATGCTACaaatttaaagataattaaagcatCACTTTACCATTTTACTAATATTGTCattttagagaattattttttctatattaAAAAATTCTCTATGATttactctgaaaaaaaaaaaaaaacataatcatAGACCCAAAGTATTGTAgtgtattttattaattttttttattttaggcgATTCAAATTCGATCCAAATCCATTTAAGGGAGAGTAGGGTCTGGGAGATGATTGTGGCTGTTGTCCTCTCGCCGCTATTGTGGTTATCGGTGTTTTCTTAGATGAAcaattaggggtttgttttatgcttttttattatgcatttttcttctttttgattaattgattaagaataatttgattttaattttttattgtaaaaaaaataattttgtcacAACAATAAAAAGgataatttaatcttttaataaaataatcaaaatgatatttttattttttataattatttatgaagGTATTGAGTATGTATAgtgatataatatttaaaaaaataattactaacaaaaataatatggtctatgtattttttttattcgttTATACTTTTTTATCATACTAATATGTATAAATTAGTCATTGTACTGAAATCTAGGAGAGTCGCTGATCCTAACTACCATCCATGTATGATTCCCTACTAGATATgacatatcaaaaataaaataaaacaaatttaaaaaaaaaaaagtggaagCTTCTTTTGGATCATGTATAAAATGTGGATAAAAAACGTAAGTTTTAACTTTCAAGGGATATATTCTCCACATGCAAGATTAACCTTTTACTTTAAGCATATTCTAAAACCTTAGCTTCGTCATCCACCAACTactatttcattattttttattttcatatatttatagaatagattctcttctaattctttctTTATTATTCAAGTGGTAGGTTACTTAGCTATACTGGTTTTGGGGGCTATCAGAAAAAATAACGGCCTATAATAAGCATATAGAATATCAACTATAAGGTGGAAATTTCGTTCCATAAATGGTTTCAATGCAAAGGATAAGATAGTGAATATCATATCAGTAAAATTAGAAGGTGTCGACTATGTTGCTTATGTTACGGTGCCAATAATAGTGAATTAGTCATGGAGTCTTAAAAAATATTGCTGAAATTAAATTAACATTTGTTCCTTTTtgataacattttttaatttaaaaaacaaaagaaaaagtgttttaaattataaaaaatataactttaattttaacagCATTAATAATTACTATAATTACTATAACCATAGAcactcttattaaaaaattatttaatttcctaacttatttgtggcaatacatatattaattataatcacaaattatgctatttcaaattaaatgacttatataatgatgatcttaTTTATTGTTACGAAtactaattgaataagtcatttttacttttgatttagaattaaatgagaataaaaccagatattatcttttgttccttagataattatttttttggattttagatatattatcttttggactttagatactattttatttggattttagggtttaatgagtgCCATGctaaaatataaatagaccttcagaGTTTccgtccccaatataccaaaacCGCCTTTGTcgctctttccccatcaaaagagttgcaatTCAGccgcctaggaatacagaaggctttggttgaggaagatcgaaagaactacAAGATTCAAATTCTTCCATCAATTTATGACTTTTATGAATAAAGGTACACTTccgcattatgatatatttttggtgattcaatatgaaTGATCTggattattgaaattaatttattccaacaaatgatatcagagccatccataatttaatcataaaaaatatttcgtttttttttttttttggatcgaTATATACGTATATATGCGTCTACGTTCAATGTTACTGTACAGTAGAATTGTAAATCATGTCCTTATGATTCTTTATTATTGTCACGCATGTAATACATTTAACTTTAACATATATGTTTTGTGTGTGTCACATGTAATTGCTTCTGTTGCACAAATGTAAAGGTTGATATtcttttgtaatatatatatatatatatatatatatatattttttttttatatgagacCGATTTCGCATTTAGTTTAcataataaacaaatattttattctaaagtATTAATAGaacattattaaattataattgtcTCATATTTAATTATGTGTATGTCtttaattttgtataaaattaatgaattatccTCTTGGGATATAAGGATTATTATACCCActcattttataaaattttagttttggAATAAATTGATTAAACATTATGC
Encoded here:
- the LOC112748277 gene encoding uncharacterized protein, whose product is MNLERVGDAVRCRAFPVTLAGPAIRWFNVLPQRSITSFADISQSFLARFTTRIAKAKHPINLLGVTQKPGELTRKFLDRFNDECLEIDDLTDSVASLYLTNGLQNEDFRKHLTTMPVWSMQEIQSVAKEYINDVEVGQVVSANKRQLLNPQLGRPPRSTDTRKPPGTAPLASNPSNPHG